A stretch of Dyella sp. BiH032 DNA encodes these proteins:
- a CDS encoding trimeric intracellular cation channel family protein translates to MTHLLLLVLDLLGTFVFALSGAVTGVRRQLDLFGVLVLSFAAGNAGGITRDLLIGATPPAAIADWRYLGVSVLAGVITFYRYPVIDRLKHPVLMSDAAGLALFAVAGAQKALAHGLNPPMAALLGMLTGVGGGILRDVLVSEIPAVLRADLYAVAALAGASIVVAGSLLQLPPTASTLAGAALCFGLRFMAIRYGWHLPRAMGAQEPPR, encoded by the coding sequence ATGACCCATCTCCTGCTGCTGGTGCTCGACCTGCTCGGCACCTTCGTTTTCGCGCTGAGCGGCGCGGTCACCGGCGTGCGCCGGCAGCTCGACCTGTTCGGCGTGCTGGTGCTGTCCTTCGCTGCCGGCAACGCGGGCGGCATCACCCGCGACCTGCTGATCGGCGCCACGCCGCCCGCGGCGATCGCGGACTGGCGGTATCTCGGCGTATCGGTACTGGCAGGCGTGATCACCTTCTATCGCTACCCGGTGATCGACCGGCTCAAGCATCCGGTGCTCATGTCCGATGCCGCGGGCCTGGCCCTGTTCGCCGTGGCCGGTGCGCAGAAGGCGCTGGCGCATGGCCTGAACCCGCCCATGGCGGCCTTGCTGGGCATGCTCACCGGTGTGGGCGGCGGCATCCTGCGCGACGTGCTGGTCTCGGAGATTCCGGCCGTGCTGCGGGCCGACCTCTATGCCGTGGCGGCGCTGGCCGGCGCAAGCATCGTGGTGGCCGGCAGCCTGCTGCAGCTTCCGCCTACCGCTTCGACGCTGGCCGGCGCCGCGTTGTGCTTCGGCCTGCGCTTCATGGCGATCCGCTACGGCTGGCACCTGCCGCGTGCGATGGGCGCGCAGGAACCGCCGCGCTGA
- a CDS encoding 2OG-Fe(II) oxygenase, translated as MSVILHPMTPSPTHAPLETFDWPRLLQQLDRQGHTMLPGLLEPDACARIASLYDRPALFRSKVVMARHGFGRGEYQYFAYPLPSPIAELREALYPRLAPLANQWNQTMGVDVRYPDAHADFLERCHHAGQSRPTPLLLRYGAGDYNCLHQDLYGEHVFPLQVAVLLSAPGQDFTGGEFVLTEQRPRMQSRPHVVPLGQGDAVIFAVHHRPVQGSRGSYRVNLRHGVSELRSGRRHTLGIIFHDAT; from the coding sequence GTGAGCGTTATCCTGCACCCCATGACGCCTTCCCCGACTCATGCGCCGCTGGAGACCTTCGACTGGCCGCGCCTGCTCCAGCAGCTCGACCGGCAGGGCCACACCATGCTCCCGGGCCTGCTCGAACCGGATGCCTGCGCACGCATCGCTTCGCTGTACGACCGGCCGGCGCTGTTCCGCAGCAAGGTCGTCATGGCACGGCATGGCTTCGGTCGCGGCGAATACCAGTACTTCGCCTATCCGCTGCCGTCGCCGATCGCGGAGTTGCGCGAAGCGCTTTATCCGCGGCTCGCGCCGCTCGCCAATCAATGGAACCAGACGATGGGTGTCGACGTGCGCTATCCCGACGCGCATGCCGATTTCCTGGAGCGCTGCCACCACGCCGGACAGTCGCGTCCTACGCCGCTGCTGTTGCGCTATGGCGCGGGCGACTACAACTGCCTGCACCAGGACCTGTATGGCGAGCATGTATTTCCGCTGCAGGTCGCGGTGCTGCTCTCCGCGCCCGGTCAGGACTTCACCGGCGGCGAATTCGTGCTCACCGAGCAGCGCCCTCGCATGCAATCGCGGCCCCACGTGGTGCCCCTGGGTCAAGGGGACGCGGTGATCTTCGCCGTACACCACCGCCCCGTGCAGGGCAGCCGCGGCAGCTACCGGGTGAATCTGCGCCACGGCGTGAGCGAGCTGCGCTCGGGCCGGCGGCATACGCTGGGCATCATCTTCCACGACGCCACCTGA
- a CDS encoding methylated-DNA--[protein]-cysteine S-methyltransferase: MSTTMQTQYRVDAILRDPRWAQLRRRDRHADGTFWYSVRSTGVYCKPSCASRPPKAENVAFHATRADAERAGFRPCRRCHPEREASVRETLRFGMGPSRLGTLLAAAGERGVCAILFGDDSQALEADLGRRFPNAERVRDDGALAAILIQAAALVEQPGARFDATLDPRGTPFQRKVWNALRDIPAGSTASYKDIALRIGMPDASRAVAQACGANALAVVVPCHRVIRGDGELSGYRWGVERKRELLARETRG, encoded by the coding sequence ATGAGCACCACCATGCAGACCCAATACCGCGTCGACGCCATCCTGCGCGATCCGCGCTGGGCGCAGTTGCGCCGCCGCGATCGCCACGCCGACGGCACCTTCTGGTATTCGGTGCGCAGCACGGGGGTGTACTGCAAACCGTCCTGCGCATCGCGGCCGCCCAAGGCGGAGAATGTCGCCTTCCATGCCACCCGTGCCGACGCGGAACGTGCCGGCTTCCGTCCCTGCCGCCGCTGCCATCCGGAACGGGAAGCGTCCGTACGCGAAACCCTTCGCTTCGGCATGGGCCCCTCTCGCCTGGGCACGTTGCTGGCCGCGGCCGGCGAACGCGGTGTCTGCGCCATTTTGTTCGGCGACGATAGCCAGGCGCTCGAAGCGGACCTGGGCCGACGTTTTCCGAACGCCGAGCGCGTGCGCGACGATGGCGCGCTTGCCGCGATCCTCATCCAGGCTGCCGCACTCGTCGAACAGCCCGGCGCCCGTTTCGACGCCACGCTCGATCCGCGCGGAACGCCTTTCCAACGCAAAGTGTGGAATGCACTGCGTGACATCCCCGCGGGCAGCACCGCCAGCTACAAGGACATCGCCCTGCGCATCGGCATGCCGGACGCCTCCCGCGCCGTCGCGCAGGCTTGCGGCGCCAACGCACTGGCGGTGGTCGTGCCGTGCCACCGGGTGATCCGTGGCGACGGCGAGCTTTCCGGCTATCGCTGGGGTGTCGAGCGCAAGCGCGAACTGCTCGCGCGGGAGACCCGAGGGTGA
- a CDS encoding ATP-binding cassette domain-containing protein, with product MLAIETRGLTRRFDGRHGVGELALEVPEGSIYGFLGPNGAGKTTTIRLLLALLRGEAGEIRIFGQPLSWARRAPLRDVGSMVETPSLYAHLSGRENLEVTRLLVGEVPARIDEVLSLVGLAADAERRVRDYSLGMRQRLGIALALLRRPRLLVLDEPTNGLDPAGIVEFRALLHRLAAELGITVFLSSHLLTEVEHIASHVGVLHQGRLLFQGTQEALRLRHGDPLTIRCDDARAVCDSLAGLGEQPQQLAEDTVSIPAPHGADHEINRWLVERGHAVHAFGRRPHSLETLFFELTGQGVQA from the coding sequence ATGCTGGCCATCGAAACGAGGGGACTGACACGCCGCTTCGACGGCCGGCACGGAGTGGGGGAGCTGGCGCTGGAAGTGCCGGAGGGGAGCATCTACGGATTCCTCGGGCCCAACGGTGCGGGCAAGACCACCACCATCCGGCTGTTGCTTGCATTGCTGCGCGGCGAAGCGGGCGAGATCCGCATCTTCGGCCAGCCGCTGTCGTGGGCGCGGCGCGCGCCCTTGCGCGACGTCGGCTCGATGGTGGAGACACCCTCGCTCTATGCGCACTTGTCTGGACGCGAGAATCTCGAAGTCACCCGGTTGCTGGTGGGCGAAGTGCCTGCGCGCATCGACGAGGTGCTGTCGCTGGTTGGCCTGGCTGCGGACGCGGAACGCCGTGTACGCGACTATTCGCTGGGCATGCGCCAGCGCCTGGGGATCGCGCTCGCGCTGTTGCGCCGGCCCCGCCTGTTGGTGCTGGACGAGCCGACCAACGGACTCGACCCGGCCGGCATCGTGGAATTCCGCGCGCTGCTGCACCGCCTGGCTGCCGAGCTGGGTATCACGGTATTTCTCAGCAGCCATCTGCTGACCGAGGTCGAGCACATCGCCAGCCATGTCGGCGTGCTGCACCAGGGGCGATTGCTGTTCCAGGGCACGCAAGAAGCGCTGCGCCTGCGCCATGGCGACCCGCTGACGATCCGCTGCGATGACGCGCGGGCGGTGTGCGACAGCCTGGCGGGGCTGGGCGAGCAGCCGCAGCAGCTGGCGGAAGATACTGTCAGCATTCCCGCGCCGCATGGCGCCGACCATGAGATCAACCGCTGGCTGGTCGAGCGCGGCCATGCCGTGCACGCTTTCGGGCGCCGGCCGCATTCGCTCGAAACATTGTTCTTCGAACTGACCGGACAAGGGGTGCAGGCATGA
- a CDS encoding ABC transporter permease: MSALTRALRAERVKLRHTLAAWLVPLAPAVIILLVVAQFTFATVHRPNAPDAVDVWKSFCLGMFTLWNFLMLPLFVTLQAALLAGLEHGAQQWKHLLALPMPRQTHYAAKLCVLAAMTAVSTLLLAAATPLAGWVVMQVQPGYGLAGSPPWAWLAWRALASVAAAGVLIAVQEWVALRWQSFTVAVSVGIAGTVAGFLIGQSKSLGHWFPWSMAAQVFAGNGEHLWFVVIAGLVAGSAMMAFALWDCARREYA; this comes from the coding sequence ATGAGCGCGTTGACGAGAGCGCTGCGCGCCGAGCGAGTCAAGCTGCGGCATACGCTGGCGGCGTGGCTGGTGCCGTTGGCGCCTGCGGTGATCATCCTGCTGGTCGTCGCGCAGTTCACCTTCGCCACGGTGCATCGACCCAATGCACCCGACGCCGTCGACGTATGGAAGAGCTTCTGCCTGGGCATGTTCACGCTGTGGAACTTCCTCATGCTGCCCTTGTTCGTCACCTTGCAGGCCGCGCTGCTGGCCGGCCTGGAGCATGGCGCCCAGCAATGGAAGCATCTCCTGGCCCTGCCGATGCCTCGCCAGACGCACTATGCCGCGAAGCTATGCGTGCTCGCCGCGATGACAGCGGTCTCGACGTTACTGCTCGCCGCGGCCACGCCGCTGGCCGGCTGGGTGGTGATGCAGGTGCAGCCCGGTTATGGCTTGGCCGGTTCGCCACCATGGGCGTGGCTTGCCTGGCGGGCGCTGGCGAGCGTCGCCGCGGCCGGCGTGCTGATCGCCGTGCAAGAATGGGTCGCGCTGCGCTGGCAGAGTTTCACGGTGGCGGTGTCGGTCGGTATCGCCGGTACGGTAGCGGGCTTCCTGATCGGCCAATCGAAGAGCCTGGGACACTGGTTTCCGTGGTCGATGGCGGCGCAGGTATTCGCCGGCAACGGCGAGCATCTATGGTTCGTGGTAATCGCCGGCCTCGTCGCCGGCAGCGCCATGATGGCTTTCGCACTGTGGGATTGCGCACGCCGGGAATACGCCTAG
- a CDS encoding acetyl-CoA C-acyltransferase, with protein sequence MTKQIQDAYIVAATRTPVGKAPRGVFRNTRPDDLLAHVIRAVMAQAPGVDPHEIGDAIIGCAMPEAEQGMNVARIGVLLAGLPDTVPGVTVNRFCSSGVQAIAMAADRIRLGEADLMLAGGTESMSMVPMMGHKVAMNPGIFDNEHIGIAYGMGITAENVAKQWKVSREEQDAFSAQSHERALAAIKAGEFKDEITPFKLDDHYPDLATRGIKTDSRVIDTDEGPRQGSTVEVLGKLKPVFRNGQFGGSVTAGNSSQMSDGAGALLLASEKAIKQYNLQPLARFVGFSVAGVRPDIMGIGPKEAIPKALKQAGMTQDQLDWIELNEAFAAQSLAVIKDLGLDPSKVNPLGGAIALGHPLGATGAIRAATLVHGMRRHKKKYGMVTMCIGTGMGAAGIFEAL encoded by the coding sequence ATGACCAAGCAAATCCAAGACGCCTACATCGTCGCCGCCACCCGCACGCCGGTCGGCAAGGCGCCGCGCGGCGTGTTCCGCAACACTCGTCCCGACGATCTGCTCGCCCACGTGATCCGCGCCGTGATGGCGCAGGCACCGGGCGTGGATCCGCACGAGATCGGCGACGCCATTATCGGCTGCGCCATGCCGGAAGCCGAGCAAGGCATGAACGTGGCGCGCATCGGCGTGCTGCTGGCCGGCCTGCCCGACACCGTGCCGGGCGTCACCGTCAACCGCTTCTGCTCCTCCGGCGTGCAGGCCATCGCGATGGCCGCCGACCGTATCCGGCTGGGCGAGGCCGACCTGATGCTGGCCGGCGGCACCGAAAGCATGAGCATGGTGCCGATGATGGGCCACAAGGTGGCCATGAATCCGGGCATCTTCGACAACGAGCACATCGGCATCGCCTACGGCATGGGCATCACCGCCGAGAACGTGGCCAAGCAGTGGAAGGTCTCCCGCGAGGAGCAGGACGCGTTCTCCGCGCAAAGCCACGAGCGCGCGCTGGCCGCGATCAAGGCCGGCGAGTTCAAGGACGAGATCACCCCGTTCAAGCTCGACGATCACTACCCCGACCTGGCCACGCGCGGTATCAAGACCGACAGCCGCGTCATCGACACGGACGAAGGCCCGCGCCAGGGCAGCACGGTGGAGGTGCTGGGCAAGCTCAAGCCGGTATTCCGCAACGGTCAGTTCGGCGGCAGCGTGACCGCCGGCAACTCCTCGCAGATGTCCGACGGCGCCGGCGCGCTGCTGCTGGCCAGCGAAAAGGCCATCAAGCAGTACAACCTGCAGCCGCTGGCCCGCTTCGTCGGTTTCTCGGTGGCGGGCGTGCGTCCGGACATCATGGGCATCGGCCCGAAGGAAGCGATCCCGAAGGCGCTCAAGCAAGCCGGCATGACGCAGGACCAATTGGACTGGATCGAGCTCAACGAAGCCTTCGCCGCGCAATCGCTGGCGGTGATCAAGGATCTCGGCCTCGATCCGTCCAAGGTCAACCCGCTGGGCGGCGCCATCGCGCTCGGCCACCCGCTCGGCGCGACCGGCGCCATCCGCGCCGCCACGCTGGTGCACGGCATGCGCCGCCACAAGAAGAAGTACGGCATGGTGACCATGTGCATCGGCACCGGCATGGGCGCGGCCGGCATCTTCGAAGCGCTTTGA